In Hyphomicrobiales bacterium, a genomic segment contains:
- a CDS encoding LAGLIDADG family homing endonuclease, whose product MKYDRAAIVADFVAGMSYEELQQKYNIPYRQSIAPMLRSAGIKSTRVGGPKPLSLKPWNADYFNGRTDGVAYWAGFLMADGSVMDDGGNSRVLALTLGEKDIDHLRAFCDAIGLDREFIKPQPTKYKDKTYTMYRVTVYHQTLLESLGPWGITLNKTYDYVAPEVEPTLLPAFLRGWADGDGHVMRSGRGLWSFGVTGNYHGLLWYRDALKRIGFDGNILVKQEQGKVWGRLKIFSLEGVRQVAKLLKTDDFCLRRKWDKVAIQEDK is encoded by the coding sequence TTGAAGTATGATCGCGCCGCCATCGTTGCCGATTTCGTTGCCGGTATGTCGTATGAAGAGTTGCAACAGAAGTACAACATTCCGTATCGCCAGTCTATTGCTCCGATGCTCAGAAGCGCCGGTATAAAATCTACCAGAGTGGGGGGGCCAAAGCCTTTGAGCTTAAAGCCGTGGAACGCCGACTACTTCAATGGTCGCACCGATGGCGTTGCTTACTGGGCTGGTTTCTTGATGGCGGATGGAAGCGTGATGGATGACGGCGGAAATTCGCGGGTTTTGGCTTTGACGCTTGGCGAGAAAGACATAGATCATCTGCGGGCGTTTTGTGATGCGATAGGTCTAGATCGTGAGTTTATCAAGCCGCAACCAACCAAGTATAAGGACAAAACTTATACGATGTATCGCGTCACCGTTTACCATCAAACGCTTCTGGAATCACTTGGGCCGTGGGGGATAACGCTCAACAAGACCTATGACTACGTAGCACCAGAGGTAGAACCAACACTGCTACCTGCTTTTCTGCGTGGATGGGCGGATGGCGACGGGCACGTGATGAGAAGCGGACGGGGCCTTTGGAGTTTCGGAGTTACTGGCAATTACCACGGTTTGCTTTGGTATCGGGATGCCCTAAAGCGCATAGGATTTGACGGAAACATCCTTGTGAAGCAGGAGCAAGGCAAGGTGTGGGGGCGCCTGAAAATATTCAGCCTTGAAGGTGTTCGCCAAGTAGCAAAACTGCTGAAGACTGATGACTTTTGCCTTCGCCGCAAGTGGGACAAGGTAGCAATCCAGGAGGATAAATGA